Proteins from one Setaria italica strain Yugu1 chromosome V, Setaria_italica_v2.0, whole genome shotgun sequence genomic window:
- the LOC101779498 gene encoding mitochondrial carrier protein CoAc1, giving the protein MGSSSQGSAAVAAARVDLCALDLMPVFAKEMIAGGVAGAFSKTAIAPLERVKILLQTRTNEFGSLGVLKSLKKLRQHDGVKGFYKGNGASVLRIVPYAALHFMAYERYRCWILNNCPSVGTGPLVDLLAGSASGGTAVLCTYPLDLARTKLAFQVNSSDQLSSAIKRASPHPTYGGIMDVFRGVYSEGGVRALYRGVGPTLMGILPYAGLKFYIYEGLKTRVPEDYKNSVTLKLSCGAAAGLFGQTLTYPLDVVRRQMQVQNQQQNGLFGCPRITGTFQGLIAIKQTQGWRQLFAGLSLNYIKVVPSVAIGFTAYDTMKHLLKIPPREKVRSGDGPA; this is encoded by the exons ATGGGCTCCTCCTCGCAGGGctcggcggccgtggcggcggcccgGGTCGACCTCTGCGCGCTCGACCTCATGCCCGTCTTCGCCAAGGAGAtgatcgccggcggcgtcgccggggcCTTCTCCAAGACCGCCATCGCGCCGCTCGAGCGCGTCAAGATATTGCTGCAG ACTAGAACAAATGAGTTTGGATCTCTTGGAGTTCTCAAATCATTGAAGAAACTGAGGCAACATGATGGAGTCAAGGGATTTTACAA GGGAAATGGTGCCAGTGTGCTGAGAATTGTTCCTTATGCTGCACTGCATTTCATGGCATATGAGCGGTACCGGTGTTGGATCTTGAATAACTGTCCTTCAGTGGGGACAGGGCCTTTAGTAGATCTTTTAGCTGGCTCAGCGTCAGGAGGAACTGCTGTGTTGTGTACTTATCCCTTGGATTTGGCCCGGACTAAGCTTGCTTTCCAG GTCAATAGTTCGGACCAACTCAGCAGTGCTATCAAAAGGGCAAGTCCTCATCCAACATATGGAGGAATAATGGATGTCTTTAGAGGTGTTTACTCAGAAGGTGGAGTGCGAGCTCTTTATCGAGGTGTAG GTCCAACGCTCATGGGAATACTTCCTTACGCTGGTCTTAAATTCTACATATATGAAGGACTGAAGACACGCGTACCAGAAGATTACAAAAATTCAGTAACATTGAAGCTGTCAtgcggtgctgctgctggtttaTTTGGACAGACTCTGACCTATCCGTTAGACGTTGTCAGGAGACAGATGCAG GTTCAAAATCAGCAACAAAATGGACTATTTGGTTGCCCACGAATAACGGGCACATTCCAGGGTCTTATAGCCATTAAACAAACACAGGGATGGAGACAATTATTTGCTGGCTTGAGCCTCAATTACATCAAG GTGGTGCCCTCAGTGGCTATTGGTTTCACCGCATATGACACCATGAAGCATTTGCTGAAGATACCTCCGAGAGAGAAGGTCAGGTCTGGTGATGGCCCTGCTTGA